One Archangium violaceum genomic window, CGTCTGGACAAGTCGTCCATCTGCCGGTTGCTGGGCATCAACTGGCGCACGGTGGGCACCATCATCGAGCGGCTGGTGGAGGAGCGCCTGTCGCCTGGGCGCCTGGAGGGGCTGCAAGTCATTGGGGTGGACGAGCTGGGCTGGCGCGCCGGGCACCAGTACGTGAGTCTGGTGGTGGACCACCTGCGCTCGCGAGTCGTCTGGGTGGCGGAGGGGAAGAACGAAGAGACGCTCAACGGCTTCTTCGACGAGCTGGGAGAGGAGAGGACGAAGGAGTTGACGCACGCGACGATGGACCTGTCGGCGGCCTTCAGCAAGGTGTTGGCGTTCACGAGGAAGCGCGGAAATTTGGACCGGGAAGCCGGAGGTGTGCCCGGGGTCCGGCCTCCCGGTCCGAGGTGAGGCTCAGCGCTTGGACTTCGCCTTCCTGGTCGTCGCGGCCTCCTCGGCCTCGCGGCGGCGGTAGCTCTCGCCTTCAATAGCGAGGACGTCCGCGTGGTGGATGACGCGGTCAATCAGAGCGGTGGCACACGCGGCGTTGGGAAAGATGGTCGGCCAGTCCGAAAACGCCAGATTCGTGGTCATCACCAACGAGCGTTGTTCATACCTGCGCGCCACGACTTGAAAGAGGAGGTCCGCGTTGCGCGCGTCGTAGGCGAGGTAGCCCATCTCGTCGATGACGAGCAGGCTCGTGCGGCTGGTGTAGTGGCGCAGGCGGCGGTCCAGTGCGCGGCTGGTGTCCTGAGCGCCCAGGTCGAGCAGCAACTGGGAGGCGGTGACGAAGAGAGCGGAGTGCCCCTTGAGGACGGCCTGGTGGGCGATGTTCTGCGCAATCATCGTCTTGCCCAGTCCCTGAGGGGCCACTATGACGACGTTGCGCGTGCGCTCCAGGAAATCCAGGCGCAAGGCGGACTCGATGGCCTCGCGGTCAATCTTCTTGGGCCATCCCCAGTCGTAGTCCGCCATGGGCTTGAAGCGGCCAAGGCGGCTGCGAGACAGGCGCCGCTCGAGACTTCTGCGGCCGCGCTCCTTGTGCTCCTCGTCGGCGAGGTGCTCCAGCAGCTCGGTGGCGCCCCACCTGGCCTTCGTGGCGCGGGCGATGAGGTCGGCGAGGCCCTGGGAGGTGGCGTGCAGCCCGAGGGAGGCGAGGCGGTCAGCGAGCGGAGTCGTCATCGGTGGAGTCCTTGTCGAGGAGGCGGTCGTAGTCGGCGAGGGAGTGGGGGCGGGTACGTGAGGCGGCGATGCGCGGGTCATCCGGCAGCACCACGCTGAGTGGTGGAGGTTGACGCTGGCGGCGAGCGCGCTGGTCCAGGAGGTGGGCCACGGCGGGGGCGCTCACCGCCCCTTGCGCAGGGCCTCGGCGAGGGCCTCATCCAGGGCGCGTGCGCCGTGGAGCTCCAGTAACTTCAGCAATTGAGCAGTGTGGTGTGACAGCGAGAGGTCGCGCTGGGCGAGGGCCGCGAGGAAGCCCTCTGCCTGCGGGCAGGAGGCGCGCAGCAAGTCTCGGCCGCGCAGCTCGTGCGCGCGGGCCTTGGCGTCGGCGAGGGCGGCGAGGTGGCCGGGCTGCTCCAGAGTGCGGCCCTTCTCGAAGGAGCGCGGGTGGGAGGCCACCTCCTCGGAGCCGTCCAGCACGCGTACGCGTGTCTCGGAGGCCACCAGGGTGAGGGGCTTCTTCACCAGGGTGTGTGGAATGGAGTAGTCGTTGGAGTCAAAGCGCACGTAGGGCGTCTTGCCAGAGGCGACGGGGCGCACCACGTCCGTGGGAAACGGGTGTGCGGGCAGGGGCAGCAGCCGCGGGCGTTCCTCCTCGAGGGCCGTGGCGACGGTGCGCCCGGTGACGTCGCCGGGCAAGTGGCGCGCGTGGGCCACCTCGGCCGCCCACCGCGCCGCTTGCGCGTTGAGGTCATCCACGCCGCTGAAGGTGCGCGCGGCGAAGAAGGAGTCGCGCAGGTAGCGGATGGTGCGTTCCACCTTGCCCTTCTCGTTGCCGCGGTAGGGGGCACAGGGCTTGGGGGCGAAGTGGTAGTGGCCGGCCAATTCCAGCAGGCGCGGGTGGAAGCGGATGGCGTCGCCGGCGCGCTCGAGCACCACGGACTTCAAGTTGTCGTACAGCAGCGCGCGCGGCACGCCCCCCAGCGCCTGGAAGGCCAGCACGTGGCCTTTGAGGAAGCTCTCCAGCGTCATGTCGAGGAAGAAGCGCGCGTAGAGGGCGCGGCTGTGGCCCAGCACCAGGACGAAGCAGCACAGAGGGCGGCGCGTGTTACCCACGGGCAGCGTGCCGAAGTGCCCCAATCCACCTGGGCCTCCTCGCCCGGAAGCGTGCTGCGGCGCAGGAAGGCCTCGGCGCGAGAGGTGGGACGCACCGTGCGCACGTAACGGCGCACCTGGAGCGGGCCACCCACGTAGCCGCGCGCCTTCACCATGTGGAAGAGGCGCATGGCGGTGAGGCGTGGGTGGGCCTCCAGGGTGGCTTGGATGAAGTCCTTGTAGGCATCCAGCAGCGTGGGCCTGACGGACTTCACCCCCGTGCCGCTGACGCGCTCGAGCGTCAGGGCGCGCCGGACGGTGTCGTGGTGCACGCCCAGCTCGGAGCAGATGGTGCCCACCTTCCAGTGCTCGGCGAAGTGCAGTCGGCGGATGCGGGCGGCGAGCTCGGGGGAAATCATGGGCCCACCTCACGGCGGACGGGCAGCCCTGAAGCGCCGGCCCACGTGGGTGCGCGCAAGCGTGGTGTGGCGCAGGAAGGGACTCTGACGCCCGCACGAGGTGCAGGCGGGGATGGATGGTGGCGGTGCATACGGCGGTGGCCTCGCTGCGCTCGGCTCCGCGGCCACCTGCGTGGCGGCCGGGGCTGGCGCGACAGGCACACTGGCTGTCGGCGCCACGGCGGCGGGAGACTGATGCGTCACTTTCTCTCGCCGCCGCTCCCGCCAGGCCGCCTGCCGCGCGGCATGCGCGTGCCGTCCGTCCCGGGTGCGCTGGTAGCGCGCACCAGCAGCGCGCATTGACTCCGCTCGCGCCCTTCGACTGCACGGCGGCCCGCAGTAGCGCTGGCCACGGTCGCACGCGGAGCAGAGGAAGAACACCTGCCGACACTCGGGCCGGCCGCACACCACGAAGCGCAGCGCCTCCAACGGGGGCTCCTCGCACGCGCCTGCTTCTGGCGCCGCGCCCCGGAGTGCGCTACCTCTTGCTCATCGGCCCGCCCGACTCGCACACCAGGGCGCGCCTCCAGGACGGCCCTCCAGTTGCCTCTGGTGGGCCTTCCGTCTTTCTGGGCGCGCGCGGTCGTGGACTTCACCGACGCACTCACCCCCCCTCAACTTCTCGGCTGAACCCATCGCTGGGAGTAGTCTTGAAGTCAGGCAACCCCCGGCGACACATGACCAGGAACCCGCGCTTCCTGGTGACCATCAACACAAGGCGGTGGGCAACCGGGCTCCACACGTGCGCAAGGTGTTCGACCGCTTCCA contains:
- a CDS encoding transposase; the encoded protein is MAGPSVGEVMGRVLRIQGMSVRGVQMGPGGLVVQVRPRQRKPRCGVCGRPAPGYDTKPGRLWRHLALGETIFWLRYAPRRVRCREHGVRVERVAWAAHGSSFTHGFEELVAWQAQRLDKSSICRLLGINWRTVGTIIERLVEERLSPGRLEGLQVIGVDELGWRAGHQYVSLVVDHLRSRVVWVAEGKNEETLNGFFDELGEERTKELTHATMDLSAAFSKVLAFTRKRGNLDREAGGVPGVRPPGPR
- the istB gene encoding IS21-like element helper ATPase IstB codes for the protein MTTPLADRLASLGLHATSQGLADLIARATKARWGATELLEHLADEEHKERGRRSLERRLSRSRLGRFKPMADYDWGWPKKIDREAIESALRLDFLERTRNVVIVAPQGLGKTMIAQNIAHQAVLKGHSALFVTASQLLLDLGAQDTSRALDRRLRHYTSRTSLLVIDEMGYLAYDARNADLLFQVVARRYEQRSLVMTTNLAFSDWPTIFPNAACATALIDRVIHHADVLAIEGESYRRREAEEAATTRKAKSKR
- the istA gene encoding IS21 family transposase, with the translated sequence MGHFGTLPVGNTRRPLCCFVLVLGHSRALYARFFLDMTLESFLKGHVLAFQALGGVPRALLYDNLKSVVLERAGDAIRFHPRLLELAGHYHFAPKPCAPYRGNEKGKVERTIRYLRDSFFAARTFSGVDDLNAQAARWAAEVAHARHLPGDVTGRTVATALEEERPRLLPLPAHPFPTDVVRPVASGKTPYVRFDSNDYSIPHTLVKKPLTLVASETRVRVLDGSEEVASHPRSFEKGRTLEQPGHLAALADAKARAHELRGRDLLRASCPQAEGFLAALAQRDLSLSHHTAQLLKLLELHGARALDEALAEALRKGR